A region of Ignavibacteriales bacterium DNA encodes the following proteins:
- a CDS encoding class I SAM-dependent methyltransferase codes for MNFFGDPIWENLFSSKSWGKYPPEETIRFFIRAKNKINHIPLYVLDIGCGMGASSWMMAKEGGKVTAFDGAPSGLSHINVNAKEFGVLDEIETVLGDITRPSVYLRQTYDIMIDQYSIYANPENMVIEAYGKYFNLLKPGGLFLTCGFGYGTTGWDEGRRISEHTITDIKKGVMRDTGTVSVFSIEQLISILCAIGFEIEYWEQIVENRNEIYVDKHTIAVSKPGK; via the coding sequence ATGAATTTTTTCGGTGATCCCATTTGGGAAAACTTATTTTCAAGTAAATCTTGGGGTAAGTACCCACCTGAAGAGACGATTAGGTTTTTCATACGAGCTAAAAACAAAATAAATCATATCCCTCTTTACGTTCTGGATATTGGGTGTGGTATGGGTGCAAGTTCCTGGATGATGGCAAAGGAGGGTGGTAAGGTAACCGCATTTGATGGGGCACCGTCGGGGTTGTCTCACATCAACGTAAATGCTAAAGAATTTGGTGTATTGGATGAGATAGAAACCGTGCTTGGAGATATAACGAGACCAAGTGTTTATCTCAGGCAAACATATGATATTATGATAGATCAGTATTCTATATATGCTAATCCTGAGAATATGGTAATTGAAGCATATGGAAAATATTTTAATCTCTTGAAACCTGGTGGACTATTCTTAACTTGTGGATTCGGATATGGGACGACTGGATGGGATGAAGGGCGAAGGATTTCTGAACACACGATAACGGATATTAAAAAAGGTGTAATGCGGGATACCGGAACTGTGAGCGTGTTTTCTATCGAACAATTGATATCGATTCTATGCGCTATCGGATTCGAGATCGAATATTGGGAACAGATTGTCGAAAACAGAAATGAAATTTATGTAGATAAGCATACTATCGCAGTTTCAAAGCCTGGTAAATGA
- a CDS encoding GNAT family N-acetyltransferase — protein MRIKECTTSDSQWGDAFKCLPANLQDIYFSPSYYRVYEQVYGSQAHCMIFENDNDIALYPFIINTLRGLSYINIDHEYFDIQGAYGYNGVASTSNDPAFTSGISRAMIEYCQEKGIIAEFTRFNPVYNNHKLVSYLNVISVNHNVLVNLTERDIWQNSYEHSTRKNIKKAERSGLNTIVIAGRDVTSERLDSFIDIYEKTMTRNSADEFYNFPRNYFESMLRFNGQNTIMFFTIKDEIPIACELVLYGGSVGYSFLGGTLAEYYDCRPNDILKHAIIEHLKDVGCTCFCLGGGTTDGDGVFRYKRSFSKNGVVDFFIGKKIHNAAIYGEIVNAWSERFPEKCKKYGNQLLKYRY, from the coding sequence ATGCGAATTAAAGAATGCACAACATCGGACTCGCAATGGGGGGACGCGTTCAAATGTCTTCCCGCGAATCTTCAAGATATCTATTTTTCTCCTTCTTACTACAGAGTCTATGAGCAAGTTTATGGATCGCAGGCCCATTGTATGATTTTTGAGAATGACAATGATATTGCTTTATATCCCTTTATAATTAACACTCTCCGTGGACTTTCTTATATTAATATTGATCACGAGTATTTTGATATTCAGGGAGCCTATGGTTATAACGGGGTAGCCTCTACCTCCAATGATCCCGCTTTCACATCTGGTATAAGCCGTGCAATGATTGAATATTGCCAAGAAAAAGGGATTATTGCAGAATTTACTCGATTTAATCCCGTATATAACAATCATAAATTAGTGTCATACCTAAATGTGATCAGCGTAAATCATAATGTTCTTGTGAACTTGACAGAAAGAGATATTTGGCAGAATTCTTATGAACATTCGACACGTAAGAATATAAAAAAGGCAGAACGTTCAGGATTGAACACGATCGTTATTGCCGGCCGCGATGTCACTTCTGAGCGATTAGATTCATTCATTGACATATATGAAAAAACGATGACACGGAATTCCGCTGATGAATTCTATAATTTTCCAAGGAACTATTTTGAGTCCATGCTTCGTTTCAACGGACAAAACACGATCATGTTCTTTACAATCAAAGATGAAATCCCGATTGCCTGTGAACTTGTTCTTTACGGCGGCTCTGTCGGGTATTCGTTTTTAGGTGGAACTCTTGCTGAGTATTATGATTGTCGTCCCAATGATATTTTGAAACATGCCATTATTGAACACCTGAAAGATGTAGGTTGTACCTGCTTTTGCCTCGGAGGTGGTACTACCGATGGTGATGGTGTTTTCAGGTACAAGAGAAGTTTTTCAAAGAATGGTGTAGTTGATTTCTTTATTGGAAAGAAGATTCACAACGCAGCTATTTATGGTGAAATTGTGAATGCGTGGTCGGAACGATTCCCAGAGAAATGCAAAAAATACGGTAATCAATTATTAAAATATAGGTATTAA
- a CDS encoding DegT/DnrJ/EryC1/StrS family aminotransferase: protein MITKKPENVTNFRMNCCFFKSARKAFSHVLNNHLSCVLLAPAYIGFSSREGSGIFDPIRESRIKYCFYKMNKDLYIDMVDLKNRLIENEKGILLLIHYFGFRDPNYSEAKELAIKMNYIVVEDCAHALFTFLFGADRNFDYAFFSLHKMLPYRNGGMLLSKYPQESETIESFNLHEYDCYQIAQRRCENYQKLKELMEPLCARFHIHLLRDALEDAVPQSFPILLPDANSRDRLYFGLNEVGYGVVSLYHELIPEIDRYYSESHFLSTRILNLPVHQDVRIDELELMVRNLKQLL from the coding sequence ATGATTACAAAAAAACCTGAAAATGTTACTAATTTTAGAATGAACTGCTGTTTCTTCAAGTCAGCAAGAAAAGCTTTTTCACATGTTCTGAACAATCATCTTTCATGCGTGTTATTGGCTCCAGCGTATATTGGTTTCAGCTCCAGAGAAGGGTCTGGTATATTCGATCCGATCCGGGAAAGCAGAATCAAGTATTGTTTTTACAAAATGAATAAAGACCTTTATATCGATATGGTGGACCTTAAGAATCGGTTAATCGAAAATGAGAAAGGCATTCTTTTACTCATACACTATTTCGGCTTCAGAGACCCTAATTATTCTGAGGCTAAAGAGTTGGCTATAAAGATGAACTATATCGTTGTAGAAGATTGTGCCCATGCGCTTTTTACCTTTTTATTTGGTGCGGACCGGAATTTCGATTATGCCTTTTTTTCTTTGCATAAGATGCTTCCATACAGAAACGGCGGCATGCTCCTGTCAAAATACCCTCAGGAGTCAGAAACAATCGAATCTTTCAATTTACATGAATATGATTGCTATCAAATTGCACAGCGCAGGTGTGAAAACTATCAAAAACTTAAGGAACTTATGGAACCTTTATGTGCCCGTTTTCATATACATCTTCTTAGGGATGCTCTTGAGGATGCTGTACCCCAGAGCTTTCCGATACTGCTACCTGATGCAAATTCAAGAGACAGGCTCTACTTCGGGCTCAATGAAGTAGGATATGGCGTCGTAAGTCTATATCACGAGCTAATTCCGGAAATTGATAGATATTATAGTGAATCTCATTTTCTTTCGACCAGAATTTTGAACTTGCCAGTGCACCAAGATGTGCGTATTGATGAGCTTGAATTAATGGTTCGAAACTTAAAACAACTCCTCTGA
- a CDS encoding acylneuraminate cytidylyltransferase family protein, producing the protein MAGRPIGQYPQQCADTKNDMNETIGLITARGGSKSIPRKNIKLLAGKPLIAWTIEAALQCKWLSRIIVSTDDEEIEKVAHHWCAEVPFRRPAEFARDDSSSISAVLHAIHWMEENENFCPDYIMLLQPTSPLRTAEDIQRSIELARKSRAVAVVSVCESERHPYSCKRILDDGTLSDFMATDIGYLRRQDLPPAYAVNGAIYLNQRSSLLLDKTFLPTGTIAYPMPQERSLDVDTPWDWRMAELIMKDRNCHD; encoded by the coding sequence ATGGCTGGAAGACCGATTGGTCAATATCCCCAGCAGTGTGCGGATACAAAGAACGATATGAACGAGACGATAGGATTAATCACAGCAAGAGGCGGATCAAAGTCTATTCCAAGGAAGAATATAAAACTTTTGGCCGGTAAACCGCTCATTGCGTGGACAATCGAAGCTGCCCTGCAATGCAAATGGCTGAGTCGGATAATTGTATCAACAGATGATGAAGAAATTGAGAAGGTTGCTCATCATTGGTGTGCCGAAGTTCCCTTCCGCCGCCCTGCAGAGTTTGCACGCGATGATTCATCTTCCATATCGGCCGTATTGCATGCAATTCATTGGATGGAAGAAAATGAAAATTTTTGCCCTGATTATATTATGTTGCTTCAGCCTACGTCTCCGCTCAGAACGGCGGAGGACATACAGCGATCCATTGAGTTAGCAAGAAAAAGTCGTGCAGTGGCTGTAGTAAGTGTATGCGAGTCCGAACGTCACCCATATTCATGCAAACGTATCTTGGACGATGGGACATTATCAGATTTTATGGCAACGGATATTGGATACTTGCGACGTCAAGACTTACCTCCTGCGTATGCTGTAAATGGTGCAATTTACTTAAATCAGCGTTCATCGCTGCTGCTGGATAAAACTTTTTTGCCGACAGGAACAATCGCTTATCCCATGCCACAGGAACGATCTCTTGATGTTGATACACCGTGGGACTGGCGTATGGCTGAGTTAATTATGAAAGATAGAAATTGTCACGATTGA
- a CDS encoding LegC family aminotransferase, with protein sequence MFEKIVSFIKSLYPAENPVPLHAPRFLGNEKKYLIDCIDTTYVSYVGEYVTRFEDEIRQCTGAKYAIAVSSGTGALHVALLLAEVAPGDEVITQPLTFVATANAISYCNAHPLFVDVERLTLGLDPDKLNDFLLNNGILKSDGKCYNKTTGRKIAACVPMHTLGHPVRIDQVIKICNKYHIPVVEDAAEALGSYYKRQHAGTFGVLGILSFNGNKPVTTGGGGMIITNDKAIAAKAKHLTTTAKQRHPWEFIHDDVGYNYRMPNINAAVGCAQMECFAGVLENKRATAQMYAQFFQEIGIPFVEEPTHARSNYWLNTIVLKDRQERDQFLAYSREKGIQTRPVWTLMPDLPMYRHCQCTAIETAQWLEDRLVNIPSSVRIQRTI encoded by the coding sequence ATGTTTGAAAAAATAGTCAGCTTCATTAAATCGCTTTATCCAGCTGAGAATCCCGTGCCGCTCCATGCACCGCGTTTTTTGGGGAACGAAAAAAAATATCTCATTGACTGTATTGATACAACCTATGTGTCCTATGTGGGGGAATATGTCACTCGTTTTGAAGATGAAATTCGGCAATGCACAGGCGCAAAGTATGCGATCGCTGTCTCCAGCGGAACCGGAGCGCTTCATGTAGCCTTACTTCTTGCCGAAGTAGCGCCCGGGGATGAGGTGATAACCCAGCCGTTGACTTTTGTCGCCACAGCCAATGCCATCTCCTACTGTAACGCACACCCGCTATTTGTGGATGTAGAACGATTAACCCTGGGACTTGACCCGGACAAACTGAATGATTTTCTTTTAAATAACGGAATCTTGAAGTCAGATGGCAAGTGTTACAATAAAACAACTGGCAGAAAGATCGCCGCGTGTGTGCCGATGCACACCCTTGGCCACCCGGTGCGGATCGACCAAGTTATTAAAATTTGTAATAAATATCATATTCCGGTCGTTGAGGATGCCGCCGAGGCGCTGGGCAGTTATTACAAGAGACAACATGCCGGTACATTCGGGGTTCTTGGCATATTAAGTTTTAATGGCAACAAGCCAGTGACGACCGGTGGTGGTGGCATGATCATCACGAACGATAAAGCCATTGCGGCAAAGGCCAAGCACCTGACCACAACGGCCAAACAACGCCATCCGTGGGAATTCATTCATGACGATGTCGGCTATAATTATCGCATGCCGAACATCAATGCCGCCGTGGGCTGTGCACAGATGGAATGCTTTGCCGGGGTTTTGGAAAACAAGCGCGCCACAGCACAGATGTATGCGCAGTTTTTTCAGGAGATCGGCATACCATTTGTTGAAGAACCTACTCACGCCAGATCCAATTACTGGTTAAATACCATTGTTTTAAAGGACAGGCAGGAACGGGATCAGTTTCTCGCCTATTCCAGAGAAAAAGGTATTCAAACGCGGCCCGTTTGGACACTCATGCCTGACCTTCCAATGTATCGCCATTGTCAGTGTACAGCGATTGAAACAGCTCAATGGCTGGAAGACCGATTGGTCAATATCCCCAGCAGTGTGCGGATACAAAGAACGATATGA
- a CDS encoding NAD-dependent 4,6-dehydratase LegB → MNKILVTGAGGFIGSHLTELLVKKGFDVKAFVRYNSKNNWGWLETSEIKDQIEIVSGDIRDFDSVYNALKGCNAVFHLAALIGIPYSYISPKAYIETNIIGSYNVMQASKELGIEQVLITSTSETYGTAQYIPIDENHPSVGQSPYSASKISADQLALSYYRSFNLPVKVVRPFNTYGPRQSARAVIPTIITQLLAGSTEIKMGSIHPTRDFNYVKDTVAGFIAIAETQATIGEEINIASQQEISIGQLAREIIDQINPSARIVSEDIRIRPEKSEVEQLLGSNEKIRRLTGWQPEHSLKQGIRETIDWFRDEENLWRYKWNDYNV, encoded by the coding sequence TTGAACAAAATATTAGTTACTGGCGCCGGTGGGTTTATTGGTTCTCATTTAACGGAACTATTGGTTAAGAAAGGATTTGATGTTAAGGCATTTGTGCGCTATAACTCAAAGAATAATTGGGGTTGGCTAGAAACCTCAGAAATCAAGGATCAAATCGAAATAGTATCCGGTGATATAAGAGATTTTGATTCAGTGTATAATGCGTTAAAAGGATGTAACGCAGTGTTCCATTTAGCTGCTTTAATAGGAATTCCATATTCTTACATCTCTCCTAAAGCATACATCGAAACCAACATCATTGGATCATATAATGTCATGCAGGCTTCAAAAGAACTGGGAATTGAGCAAGTTTTAATTACTTCAACGAGTGAAACCTACGGAACCGCTCAATACATTCCAATAGATGAGAATCATCCATCGGTGGGACAGTCACCATATTCAGCTTCCAAAATCTCTGCAGACCAATTGGCGCTAAGTTATTATCGTTCGTTCAATTTACCTGTTAAAGTAGTTCGGCCGTTTAATACGTATGGGCCAAGACAATCAGCTCGTGCGGTCATCCCGACTATTATTACTCAATTGCTGGCCGGCTCAACAGAAATCAAAATGGGCAGTATTCATCCAACCCGTGATTTTAATTACGTCAAGGATACCGTGGCTGGCTTCATAGCAATTGCAGAAACACAAGCCACGATTGGAGAAGAAATAAACATTGCCTCTCAACAGGAGATTTCCATTGGGCAGCTTGCTCGCGAGATCATTGATCAGATCAACCCATCGGCCAGGATCGTCTCTGAGGATATACGCATACGGCCTGAAAAAAGTGAAGTGGAGCAGCTGCTGGGCAGCAACGAAAAGATTCGCAGGCTAACAGGGTGGCAGCCAGAACATTCGCTGAAGCAGGGAATCCGGGAAACCATAGATTGGTTCAGAGATGAGGAAAACCTGTGGCGCTATAAATGGAATGACTATAATGTTTGA
- a CDS encoding glycosyltransferase: protein MNMIIGNGVIANRFIDYSLQSSYLIFAGSVYDSTSHDEIAFRHEEESIKNALLNNQMSVFVYFSSCDILDLDKANSLYVRHKIQMEKLIQDSANKYLIFRLPQLFGLSDEKTSIVNYLVDAIVEGKSFDLWRNAERNLIDIDDVHLIVDYILTNKLYSNRIINIACPHNTSILELVQCMESYFYRSAKYNLVDKGASYYIDISETLEIITKLNINFKQGYILKAINKYFRHLINKPLLLSVIVPTYNEEHGIEEFYRRTKYVLKILEPRFDHEIIFVNDFSTDNTFDKLQALSKIDRCVKLIDFSRNFGNQIAITAGIDFSRGDLAIIIDDDLQDPPEVMLNFIAMWSIGFKVVYGVRPIRQGVNVFFKLLAKIYYRLINRLSDTKIPNDTGDFRLIDRMVIDKLKLMREGNRYYRGMVAWVGFSQIGCTYERDKRYAGKSTFSIKNYINFAIQGLTSFTDKPLYIVSLLGACIAGIGFLLASILIVNKIIDPSISIRGWTSLVAIAVFLGGIQLLSIGTIGVYIGMIYREVKGRPLYIIDKTTNLNE, encoded by the coding sequence ATGAATATGATTATTGGAAATGGAGTGATTGCTAATCGTTTTATTGATTATTCTTTGCAGTCATCTTATCTGATTTTTGCTGGTAGTGTGTATGATTCAACTAGTCATGATGAAATAGCATTTCGTCATGAGGAAGAATCAATAAAAAATGCATTACTAAACAACCAGATGTCAGTTTTTGTTTATTTTAGTTCCTGCGATATTCTTGACTTAGACAAAGCTAATTCTCTTTATGTAAGGCACAAGATTCAAATGGAGAAGTTGATTCAAGATTCTGCAAACAAATATCTCATATTTAGATTACCACAACTGTTTGGATTATCAGATGAAAAAACAAGCATAGTTAACTACCTTGTTGATGCTATTGTTGAAGGTAAGAGCTTCGATCTTTGGCGAAATGCCGAAAGGAATCTAATTGATATTGATGATGTGCATCTAATTGTTGATTATATCCTCACTAACAAATTATATTCTAATCGAATAATTAATATCGCCTGTCCACATAATACTTCTATACTTGAGCTAGTACAATGTATGGAAAGTTATTTTTACCGTAGTGCCAAGTATAATTTAGTTGATAAAGGAGCAAGTTATTATATTGATATTTCTGAAACCTTAGAAATTATAACTAAGTTAAATATTAACTTTAAACAGGGCTATATACTAAAAGCGATCAACAAATATTTTCGTCATTTAATTAATAAGCCGTTGCTTTTATCGGTTATAGTACCAACCTATAACGAAGAACATGGTATTGAAGAATTCTATAGACGAACTAAGTATGTTCTTAAAATATTAGAACCTAGATTTGATCATGAAATTATTTTTGTAAATGACTTTAGTACTGATAATACTTTTGATAAACTTCAAGCTTTATCTAAAATTGATCGCTGTGTAAAATTAATAGATTTCTCGCGCAATTTTGGTAATCAGATCGCAATTACTGCTGGCATTGACTTTTCTCGTGGTGATCTTGCTATCATTATTGATGATGATTTACAAGATCCACCTGAAGTGATGCTTAATTTCATTGCGATGTGGAGCATCGGATTCAAAGTTGTCTATGGTGTGCGCCCTATAAGACAAGGTGTTAATGTGTTTTTTAAATTATTAGCTAAGATTTATTATCGTCTCATTAATAGATTAAGTGACACTAAAATTCCAAACGATACTGGCGACTTCCGCTTAATTGATCGGATGGTGATAGATAAACTAAAATTGATGAGAGAAGGAAACCGTTATTATCGAGGGATGGTCGCTTGGGTTGGTTTTTCTCAGATTGGTTGTACTTATGAACGAGACAAAAGATATGCCGGCAAGTCTACCTTTTCAATCAAAAATTACATTAATTTTGCAATACAAGGGCTAACATCGTTTACTGACAAGCCTCTATACATTGTCAGTTTATTAGGAGCATGTATTGCAGGAATCGGGTTTTTATTAGCAAGTATATTAATAGTTAACAAAATCATAGATCCTTCTATCTCCATCCGTGGCTGGACTTCACTTGTGGCCATTGCCGTGTTTCTTGGAGGAATTCAGCTTTTGTCAATAGGCACGATTGGGGTATATATCGGCATGATTTATAGAGAGGTTAAGGGTAGACCTTTATATATTATTGACAAAACTACCAATCTTAATGAATAA